From one Rhopalosiphum padi isolate XX-2018 chromosome 2, ASM2088224v1, whole genome shotgun sequence genomic stretch:
- the LOC132920043 gene encoding guanine nucleotide exchange factor for Rab-3A-like isoform X1: MNTLSESDVIDESLNVPEITQMANDNELILSPKKHLVCFATVKGDCLVTKNGASYAGIKECLLSERMVDKDEPIETQIIDSAVPDPDIDSGMESSASSWDRSVNEVKEHAFARLEEELKKANETLKLRDEEVSRLSRIRADVESELEELTASLFQEAHNMVKEANLRQAAATRALKESSMKVDVLSAEVTALKTLVLTSTPSHPNLSREDSISMPGGLSGVGLFYRKHKRSPSHNNLKYGRENSPPDSPLKQKSNQAVTDIETLDISNSAEIDPNVHREFVLWMKSPTLDKSDAFISRIYREDIDQCLEFNNSTLAMDVRNAIESGNLFIESMDKSKSHFPKKCALMELPLLCLYRMNLGGADSECYCISQICRNRITAVCDFLNYLRYIQRGLVKSLENDMYWEIVRLRKQMMLAKLGLALTS, encoded by the exons ATGAACACATTATCGGAGTCTGATGTCATTGACGAATCTCTCAATGTTCCTGAAATTACCCAAATGGCTAATGATAATGAGTTGATATTATCGCCAAAAAAACATCTGGTCTGCTTTGCTACTGTCAAAGGAGACTGTTTAGTAACAAAAAACGGTGCATCATATGCTGGTATTAAGGAGTGCCTGCTCAGTGAACGAATGGTCGATAAAGACGAACCAATTGAAACTCAAATCATAGATTCTGCAGTTCCTGACCCTGATATTGATAGTGGAATGGAATCTTCAGCATCTAGCTGGGATAGATCAGTTAATGAAGTAAAAGAACATGCATTTGCTAGGCTCGAGGAAGAATTAAAAAAAGCCAATGAAACATTAAAACTTAGGGATGAAGAAGTATCGCGTTTAAGTAGAATACGTGCTGATGTTGAATCAGAATTAGAAGAATTGACTGCTAGTCTATTTCAA gaAGCTCATAATATGGTAAAAGAAGCAAATTTACGTCAGGCAGCTGCAACAAGAGCATTAAAAGAATCTTCAATGAAAGTGGATGTTTTATCTGCAGAAGTGACAGCATTAAAAACTCTTGTATTAACTTCTACACCAAGTCATCCTAATTTATCAAGAGAAGACAGTATCTCAATGCCag gagGACTAAGTGGAGTTGGATTATTTTATCGTAAACATAAGAGATCTCCTTCGCACAATAACTTAAAGTATGGCCGAGAAAATTCGCCACCTGATTCTCCGCTAAAGCAAAAGTCTAACCAAGCAGTAACAGACATAGAAACTTTAGACATATCTAATAGTGCTGAG ATTGATCCAAATGTGCATCGTGAATTTGTTCTCTGGATGAAATCACCTACTTTAGACAAATCAGATGCCTTCATAAGTAGAATATACAGAGAAGATATCGATCAATGTCtggaatttaataattcaactttGGCAATGGATGTTAGAAATGCAATAGAATCTGGGAATCTTTTTATTGAATCTATGGACAAGTCAAAATCTCATTTTCcaaa aaaatgtgCTCTAATGGAATTGCCATTGTTATGTCTCTATAGAATGAATTTAGGTGGAGCAGATAGCGAATGCTATTGCATATCACAAATTTGTCGAAATAGa attACAGCTGTATGTGATTTCCTCAACTATCTCAGATACATTCAAAGAGGCTTGGTCAAAAGTCTAG aaaacgaTATGTACTGGGAAATCGTAAGACTGCGAAAACAAATGATGTTGGCTAAGTTGGGTCTAGCTTTGACATCGTAG
- the LOC132920043 gene encoding rab-3A-interacting protein-like isoform X2, with amino-acid sequence MNTLSESDVIDESLNVPEITQMANDNELILSPKKHLVCFATVKGDCLVTKNGASYAGIKECLLSERMVDKDEPIETQIIDSAVPDPDIDSGMESSASSWDRSVNEVKEHAFARLEEELKKANETLKLRDEEVSRLSRIRADVESELEELTASLFQEAHNMVKEANLRQAAATRALKESSMKVDVLSAEVTALKTLVLTSTPSHPNLSREDSISMPGGLSGVGLFYRKHKRSPSHNNLKYGRENSPPDSPLKQKSNQAVTDIETLDISNSAEIDPNVHREFVLWMKSPTLDKSDAFISRIYREDIDQCLEFNNSTLAMDVRNAIESGNLFIESMDKSKSHFPKKCALMELPLLCLYRMNLGGADSECYCISQICRNRITAVCDFLNYLRYIQRGLVKSLGLHLEH; translated from the exons ATGAACACATTATCGGAGTCTGATGTCATTGACGAATCTCTCAATGTTCCTGAAATTACCCAAATGGCTAATGATAATGAGTTGATATTATCGCCAAAAAAACATCTGGTCTGCTTTGCTACTGTCAAAGGAGACTGTTTAGTAACAAAAAACGGTGCATCATATGCTGGTATTAAGGAGTGCCTGCTCAGTGAACGAATGGTCGATAAAGACGAACCAATTGAAACTCAAATCATAGATTCTGCAGTTCCTGACCCTGATATTGATAGTGGAATGGAATCTTCAGCATCTAGCTGGGATAGATCAGTTAATGAAGTAAAAGAACATGCATTTGCTAGGCTCGAGGAAGAATTAAAAAAAGCCAATGAAACATTAAAACTTAGGGATGAAGAAGTATCGCGTTTAAGTAGAATACGTGCTGATGTTGAATCAGAATTAGAAGAATTGACTGCTAGTCTATTTCAA gaAGCTCATAATATGGTAAAAGAAGCAAATTTACGTCAGGCAGCTGCAACAAGAGCATTAAAAGAATCTTCAATGAAAGTGGATGTTTTATCTGCAGAAGTGACAGCATTAAAAACTCTTGTATTAACTTCTACACCAAGTCATCCTAATTTATCAAGAGAAGACAGTATCTCAATGCCag gagGACTAAGTGGAGTTGGATTATTTTATCGTAAACATAAGAGATCTCCTTCGCACAATAACTTAAAGTATGGCCGAGAAAATTCGCCACCTGATTCTCCGCTAAAGCAAAAGTCTAACCAAGCAGTAACAGACATAGAAACTTTAGACATATCTAATAGTGCTGAG ATTGATCCAAATGTGCATCGTGAATTTGTTCTCTGGATGAAATCACCTACTTTAGACAAATCAGATGCCTTCATAAGTAGAATATACAGAGAAGATATCGATCAATGTCtggaatttaataattcaactttGGCAATGGATGTTAGAAATGCAATAGAATCTGGGAATCTTTTTATTGAATCTATGGACAAGTCAAAATCTCATTTTCcaaa aaaatgtgCTCTAATGGAATTGCCATTGTTATGTCTCTATAGAATGAATTTAGGTGGAGCAGATAGCGAATGCTATTGCATATCACAAATTTGTCGAAATAGa attACAGCTGTATGTGATTTCCTCAACTATCTCAGATACATTCAAAGAGGCTTGGTCAAAAGTCTAG gtttaCACCTCGAACACTAG
- the LOC132920022 gene encoding coiled-coil domain-containing protein 191, producing the protein MYIHNIKLYCMHIILCSRTIYIEMTFNIDHRAVNFQYCNLAVQDVAQFSEKNLEDYTIVSRKQLDRIVSNSERHLTEDEHRWLIKRDCKRVISDINKCRARRKKSKHVERGISSIVDRRALQQHEEFRCENAAVINGVLNICRDTSSDARISTVVNNFTVINVQQLNVNIVNNNINYYKNDFNNRDGEQATISECSEDDCKVDRTTTASGRRRDTSTSEKNGPEALAMRLLQRIYWDRWRNYAVKSKASRGLVGTNDKVDKFLSKIQEKLDNDDRWRKNRTTADNKQTCAWNRAAPTAKRTGSRDRQQAKIDEQKKLLEKQRMEIERLRLQQLKLESEKALLENQRLLQDLHHSGESERRAKTRTAQPVQQSAAAASPSDILNRMEVRALERRAKWEAIKERRRKAELEELRKKRELEEKCARERMEQKRERLLEARENMRLRIIEEDRRKAQREVWRENTRIAEDLYRKLLIRRGFEAFRANLNCARWRVEEASDHYDRQLVGTCFSKWRFYVNNSLNEKILLAEQFYKQKLMKTAFLGFYKILEERKKKQQVAEDWHNFKIEEYWFKRWRDYVREIRLQTQTKMLKAESYHNKIIMKRCFDNWRKFPEILYKERLKDCRLRMWHEKVQEILPDFIPPEFEL; encoded by the exons atgtacatacataatattaaattatattgtatgcatataatattatgttcgagAACGATATATATTGAGATGACATTCAACATTGATCATCGGGCCGTCAACTTCCAATACTGTAACTTAGCAGTGCAGGATGTTGCACAGTTTTCCGAAAAAAATCTAGAAGATTACACTATTGTTAGTAGAAAACAATTGGATAGAATCGTTAGTAATTCTGAAAGGCActtg ACAGAAGACGAACATCGTTGGTTAATTAAAAGAGACTGTAAAAGAGTAATTTCAGATATAAAcaa GTGCCGTGCACGCAGAAAAAAATCGAAACACGTCGAACGAGGAATATCGTCAATCGTCGATCGGCGTGCACTGCAGCAGCATGAAGAGTTTCGTTGCGAAAACGCGGCGGTCATCAATGGGGTTTTAAACATCTGCCGTGACACGTCGTCTGATGCGAGAATCAGTACAGTCGTCAATAATTTCACCGTCATAAATGTACAACAGTTGAACGTCAACATCgtcaacaacaatattaattattataaaaatgattttaataatcgCGACGGCGAACAAGCGACAATATCCGAGTGCTCGGAAGACGATTGCAAGGTTGATCGAACAACTACTGCCAGTGGCCGCCGCCGTGACACATCGACAAGCGAGAAAAACGGACCGGAAGCGTTGGCGATGCGTTTGCTGCAGAGGATTTATTGGGACAGGTGGCGGAATTACGCGGTAAAATCGAAAGCGTCCCGCGGCCTCGTAGGGACGAACGATAAAGTTGACAAGTTTTTATCGAAAATCCAAGAAAAATTGGATAACGACGATCGTTGGCGGAAGAATAGAACGACCGCTGACAATAAGCAGACGTGTGCGTGGAATCGCGCCGCACCAACGGCGAAGCGGACCGGCAGCCGTGACCGTCAGCAGGCAAAAATCGACGAACAGAAAAAATTGCTCGAGAAACAGCGGATGGAAATCGAACGCCTGAGACTGCAACAGCTGAAATTGGAATCCGAGAAGGCGTTGCTTGAGAACCAGAGGCTGTTGCAGGACCTGCACCATTCCGGCGAATCCGAGAGGAGGGCGAAAACCCGAACCGCGCAGCCGGTGCAGCAGAGCGCCGCTGCAGCTAGTCCGTCTGACATACTTAACCGGATGGAGGTGCGGGCCCTGGAACGCCGGGCCAAGTGGGAGGCGATTAAGGAGAGGCGCCGAAAGGCAGAGCTGGAAGAGTTGCGGAAAAAACGTGAATTGGAGGAGAAGTGCGCGAGGGAACGGATGGAACAGAAACGCGAGCGGTTGCTCGAGGCCAGGGAGAACATGAGACTGAGGATAATCGAAGAGGATAGACGAAAGGCGCAAAGGGAAGTGTGGCGAGAGAATACTCGGATCGCGGAAGATTTATATCGGAAACTGTTAATAAGGAGAGGATTCGAAGCGTTCAGAGCGAATTTAAACTGTGCCAGGTGGCGGGTGGAAGAGGCTTCGGATCACTACGACAGACAATTAGTCGGCACTTGTTTCAGCAAATGGCGGTTTTACGTCAACAATAGTTTGAACGAGAAAATACTTTTGGCTGAACAGTTTTACAAGCAGAAATTAATGAAGACGGCATTTCTCGGATTTTATAAG attttagaaGAGAGAAAAAAGAAACAACAAGTAGCTGAGGATTGGCACAATTTTAAGATCGAAGAATATTGGTTTAAAAGATGGCGTGACTATGTTAGGGAAATTAGACTTCAAacacaaacaaaaatgttgaaAGCAGAATCTTATCATaacaa GATAATAATGAAACGTTGTTTTGATAATTGGAGGAAGTTTCctgaaatattatacaaggaAAGACTTAAAGATTGTCGACTACGCATGTGGCATGAAAAGGTTCAAGAAATTTTACCTGACTTTATTCCACcagaatttgaattataa
- the LOC132920045 gene encoding uncharacterized protein LOC132920045 translates to MIACRKSGGGDDDDGTPKSRSGCARRARQADWTVLVHGLCAAIIALTTLRILPALAACLVSVCFLQSPVLRTLSRGLFRFLGLRGGHRSAKPNAGNSGTRHGGRRRSPLAPQAPSTSGDGVPPPAPLSTNGDEVPPPTHPSTSGGDVLPRSPSTNSSPVVKRSLRLLMPVMRGIQRSIVIRPKRSRRSSLRRCRDNVSKATVTTVTACDNIITKTVETVSSYRADNDAAHHCGQYLQCATKEHR, encoded by the coding sequence ATGATCGCGTGCAGAAAAtccggcggcggcgacgacgacgacggtacaCCGAAGTCGAGAAGCGGCTGCGCACGGCGAGCGCGACAGGCAGACTGGACAGTGTTGGTGCACGGCCTGTGCGCCGCCATAATCGCTCTGACCACGCTCCGGATCCTGCCGGCGTTGGCCGCGTGTCTGGTCAGCGTGTGCTTCCTGCAGTCGCCGGTGCTCAGAACGCTGTCGCGCGGACTGTTCCGATTCCTCGGACTGCGAGGCGGCCACAGATCAGCCAAACCGAATGCCGGTAATAGTGGAACCCGTCACGGCGGCCGACGAAGGAGTCCGCTTGCGCCGCAGGCTCCGTCGACAAGCGGCGACGGAGTTCCGCCGCCCGCTCCTCTGTCGACAAACGGCGACGAAGTTCCGCCGCCCACTCATCCGTCGACAAGCGGCGGTGACGTTCTGCCGAGGTCACCGTCAACGAACTCTTCGCCGGTCGTCAAACGTAGTCTGCGATTGCTGATGCCAGTGATGCGAGGCATCCAACGATCCATCGTTATTCGCCCGAAACGTTCGAGGCGGTCGTCGCTTAGGCGTTGTCGCGACAACGTGAGCAAAGCGACCGTCACCACCGTCACCGCTTGCGACAACATCATCACGAAGACCGTCGAGACGGTTTCGAGTTATCGGGCCGACAACGATGCCGCTCATCACTGTGGCCAGTACCTGCAATGCGCCACCAAAGAACACCGATga
- the LOC132920046 gene encoding uncharacterized protein LOC132920046: MNKYPENIEIICAREEHKPNIKSTMKDFYLDEPVFKAQKIDVEKLDNRFYGYKEEDFTIVAIDKNNKAVASLAINSITKPDNALKQKINADQYNKSNIDLYSALRFWSSIQSEPCLFEMLNVDTMWEIKTLATAQQYRNLGLSTTLAKKSFEAALLNDNISVICMDCTNYFSAKIAQNLGMECVVKKHFSEYTDHNGHPWIKNIPEPPNDTVNVFIFKKKNYKNKV; encoded by the exons atgaataaatatccAGAGAACATAGAAATCATTTGTGCGAGAGAGGAACataaaccaaatataaaatcaacaatGAAGGATTTTTATTTGGATGAACCGGTTTTCAAAGCTCAAAAAATAGATGTTGAAAAATTAGATAACCGCTTTTATGGATATAAAGAAGAAGACTTCACAATAGTAgccattgataaaaataataaagctgTGGCATCTTTagctataaatagtataacaaaACCTGATAATGcattgaaacaaaaaattaatgctG atcaatacaataaaagcaatatagatttatatagtGCTTTAAGATTTTGGTCATCAATTCAGAGTGAGCCATGTCTATTCGAAATGTTAAATGTAGACACAATGTGGGAGATTAAAACCTTAGCAACAGCACAACAATACCGAAATCTTGGATTGTCAACAACTTTGGCAAAAAAATCGTTTGAAGCAGCTTTGCTCAATGATAATATCTCAGTTATTTGCATGGACTGTACCAATTACTTTAGTGCAAAAATAGCTCAGAATCTAGGAATGGAGTGTGtggtaaaaaaacattttagtgaATACACAGACCATAATGGGCACCCTTGGATAAAGAACATACCCGAACCACCAAATGATACtgtaaatgtgtttatttttaagaaaaagaattacaaaaataaagtttaa